A region of Lycium barbarum isolate Lr01 chromosome 1, ASM1917538v2, whole genome shotgun sequence DNA encodes the following proteins:
- the LOC132613554 gene encoding uncharacterized protein LOC132613554 yields the protein MGAGERLKSLKNQHNLPFICIQEPKRIAKHITKYMMKLGYQHSHNNLNNKIWLFWDTTLTVHIVDNAQQHITCHISCAHSGTNFYLTCVYAECTIALRRPLWEELQALFTRLKRPWGVIGDFNVITSPEEKQGGACYNMQKSVDFLECLTQCGLIDAGFQGAQYTWCNNWGHPRTIWKRLDRLLFNEEWLDLLNDTKVTHLSKTGSDHAPLLVNIEKMRIDTVKYFKFLNVWCNHKDFMGIVKEAWTTNTQGTAMWKLHKAYGDIFRDAKEAEKRVNELEKKLTENNNVENRANLNKTKAEFIRLLKNQDEINRQKAKARWLQDGDKNTSYFHKVIKYRRRKLNIQSIQDNEGHTIEGHQSTATTTIKHFEDLFGYQEIKGNFSILDIVPKLVTDEMNAMLTTIPTIQEIRQAIKSIDPDSSPGPDGFGAKFFQVCIDIILPEVYGAIKEFFEDAPVPRGFRQGDPLSPALFIICAELISRMLNNLVLDENFTGYYRPKKGSTITHLAFADDIILFPSGKPADIRKILKILTVYKNVSGQMINKHKSCVAFSPKANMNLKDRVTTLTGMTKKEWPIKYLGCPLFVGRMKINYFSEMVQSITRRMHSWHSKFLSMGGKIILIKHVLLAMHVHLLAAMKPPKATFEQIEAAIARFLWNSNENEKKYHWAKWESMCLPYEEGWVGCRCLRDMSKAFMAKQWWNLRTKESLWKDYIMAKYCCRSNPVIRKVTGVQSQNWRAMCMIRTQMEDNIIWQIGQGHVSFWYDNWTGEGALAGHSVPWAVKVAIQNMTVNFTLDTEDKDIWTPNLEGSFSISSAWNLLRKKVVGDWHDKRTWNKNITLKINFHFWRVVKNRLSTNDNIGRFKIHGPSICCCCPVHRIETVEHLFGQSKLAQDLWTTICQPLGIKVHGIPLRQIMVNCWTMQAKNPVTKLVRGMLPQMICWEIWKARCNTRFSLIKFNFSQSMNNITSHLMQIITTHFPLVSKFTDWYTLCTRLNSKSTMMKYQKVKWYPPPPNFIKLNSDGSCKGDDCGGGGIIRTDKGLLLAAYTVNLGKGTSNWVEAKALQFGYSKEKEIPWNISPIVNWTQRMVNQNQIQTQHWLREANQVADKLAQLSHHTNDSRVFNNFQELPKSVGGIINIDRWGLPSIRSRPQNNAHFFFHPP from the exons ATGGGTGCTGGTGAGAGACTGAAAAGTCTCAAAAACCAGCACAATCTCCCCTTTATTTGCATTCAAGAACCAAAGAGGATAGCCAAGCACATCACCAAGTACATGATGAAGCTTGGCTACCAACACTCACACAATAACCTTAACAATAAAATCTGGCTGTTTTGGGATACAACCCTTACTGTACATATTGTTGATAATGCACAACAGCATATTACTTGCCATATTTCTTGTGCTCACTCAGGCACTAATTTCTATCTTACCTGTGTGTATGCTGAATGCACCATTGCTCTCAGGAGGCCCCTCTGGGAGGAACTTCAAGCACTGTTTACCAGGCTGAAGAGACCATGGGGTGTCATAGGTGATTTCAATGTGATCACCAGTCCTGAAGAAAAGCAAGGGGGTGCCTGCTACAATATGCAAAAGAGTGTAGACTTTCTAGAATGCTTAACACAATGTGGTTTAATTGATGCAGGTTTTCAAGGGGCCCAGTACACTTGGTGCAACAATTGGGGGCACCCAAGAACAATCTGGAAAAGACTAGACAGATTGCTTTTTAATGAAGAATGGCTAGACCTCTTAAATGACACCAAAGTCACACACCTGTCAAAAACAGGCTCAGACCATGCCCCTCTACTGGTCAATATAGAGAAAATGAGGATTGACACTGTGAAATACTTCAAATTTCTAAATGTTTGGTGCAACCATAAGGACTTCATGGGCATAGTCAAAGAAGCTTGGACCACCAATACACAGGGCACAGCCATGTGGAAACTGCACA AGGCCTATGGAGATATATTCAGGGATGCCAAAGAGGCTGAGAAAAGGGTCAATGAACTGGAAAAGAAGCTGACTGAAAACAATAATGTGGAAAACAGAGCAAATCTCAACAAGACAAAAGCTGAGTTCATCAGATTGTTAAAAAATCAAGATGAGATCAATAGGCAGAAGGCCAAGGCTAGATGGTTACAAGATGGGGATAAAAATACCTCCTACTTTCACAAGGTGATCAAATACAGAAGAAGGAAGTTAAATATCCAAAGTATACAAGACAATGAAGGACATACAATTGAAGGACATCAAAGCACTGCTACAACAACCATCAAACACTTTGAAGACCTGTTTGGTTACCAGGAAATCAAAGGAAATTTTAGCATTTTGGACATAGTTCCTAAGTTAGTTACAgatgagatgaatgcaatgctaACAACCATTCCAACCATCCAGGAAATAAGACAAGCTATAAAAAGCATTGACCCTGATAGTTCCCCTGGCCCAGATGGGTTTGGAGCAAAGTTTTTCCAAGTATGTATAGACATCATCCTACCTGAAGTATATGGAGCAATTAAAGAATTTTTTGAAGATGCACCAGTACCAAG AGGCTTTAGGCAGGGTGACCCCTTGTCACCTGCACTCTTTATCATATGTGCAGAATTGATTTCGAGAATGCTTAACAATCTTGTTCTAGATGAGAACTTTACAGGTTATTACAGACCCAAGAAAGGCTCCACTATCACCCACTTGGCCTTTGCAGATGATATCATACTGTTCCCTTCAGGTAAGCCAGCTGATATTAGAAAAATCTTGAAGATACTGACTGTGTATAAAAATGTGTCAGGACAGATGATCAACAAACACAAAAGCTGTGTGGCCTTCTCCCCTAAAGCCAATATGAATCTGAAGGATAGAGTAACAACCCTCACAGGGATGACCAAAAAAGAATGGCCTATTAAATATCTTGGCTGCCCCCTATTTGTTGGAAGAATGAAGATAAACTATTTCTCTGAAATGGTCCAGTCCATCACAAGAAGGATGCATAGTTGGCATTCGAAATTCCTATCCATGGGGGGTAAGATCATCCTTATCAAACATGTCTTGTTGGCAATGCATGTTCACCTACTGGCTGCCATGAAGCCTCCTAAAGCCACCTTTGAACAAATTGAGGCTGCAATAGCCAGATTCCTTTGGAACAGCAATGAGAATGAAAAAAAATATCACTGGGCAAAATGGGAAAGCATGTGTCTACCCTATGAAGAAGGATGGGTAGGCTGTAGATGCTTGAGAGATATGAGCAAAGCCTTCATGGCCAAACAATGGTGGAATCTAAGAACCAAAGAATCTCTATGGAAAGACTACATAATGGCAAAATACTGCTGCAGGTCCAATCCAGTCATCAGAAAGGTCACAGGGGTGCAATCACAAAACTGGAGAGCCATGTGCATGATCAGAACTCAAATGGAGGACAACATCATTTGGCAAATAGGACAGGGACATGTGTCTTTCTGGTATGACAATTGGACTGGTGAGGGTGCACT AGCAGGGCATAGTGTACCTTGGGCAGTGAAGGTGGCTATCCAAAATATGACAGTTAACTTCACTCTTGATACGGAAGACAAAGATATATGGACCCCAAATCTAGAAGGCAGTTTCTCTATCTCCTCAGCTTGGAATTTGCTAAGGAAAAAAGTTGTAGGAGATTGGCATGACAAAAGAACCTGGAACAAGAATATTACTCTCAAAATTAATTTCCACTTCTGGAGGGTGGTCAAAAATAGACTATCCACAAATGACAATATTGGTAGATTCAAAATACATGGCCCATCAATATGTTGTTGCTGCCCAGTTCACAGGATAGAGACAGTAGAACACCTATTTGGCCAAAGCAAATTGGCTCAAGACCTATGGACAACAATATGTCAACCACTAGGCATCAAAGTTCACGGAATCCCACTGAGGCAAATTATGGTAAACTGCTGGACAATGCAGGCTAAGAACCCAGTAACTAAACTAGTCAGAGGTATGTTGCCTCAGATGATCTGCTGGGAAATATGGAAGGCAAGATGCAACACCAGGTTCAGCCTCATAAAATTCAATTTCAGCCAATCTATGAATAATATTACCTCCCACCTTATGCAGATCATTACAACTCATTTTCCTCTGGTTAGCAAGTTCACAGATTGGTACACTTTGTGCACCAGACTAAATAGCAAATCCACAATGATGAAATACCAAAAGGTAAAATGGTACCCACCCCCTCCTAATTTTATCAAACTAAATAGTGATGGAAGCTGTAAAGGAGATGATTGTGGGGGAGGAGGGATCATAAGAACAGACAAAGGACTTCTATTAGCTGCATACACTGTTAACTTGGGCAAGGGAACAAGCAACTGGGTTGAAGCCAAAGCACTGCAGTTTG GCTATTCAAAGGAaaaagaaatcccttggaacatTAGTCCAATAGTGAACTGGACACAGAGAATGGTAAACCAGAACCAGATACAAACACAACATTGGCTAAGAGAGGCAAATCAAGTGGCAGACAAGCTTGCCCAACTGAGCCATCATACTAATGATAGCAGGGTCTTCAACAACTTTCAGGAGTTGCCTAAGTCTGTGGGAGGCATCATCAATATAGACAGATGGGGACTGCCAAGCATTAGAAGTAGACCTCAAAACAATGCTCATTTCTTTTTTCACCCTCCATGA